From the genome of Setaria viridis chromosome 1, Setaria_viridis_v4.0, whole genome shotgun sequence:
cctcgagagtctaaaatcctttaggtcccttgcttaaaacggacctcaaaaccatcatcaagcagttgcgacacagagagcaaattgaaaccaagagaatcaactagagcaactcgcttgagcatgaaattctcactcaccttgataacaccttcagacaacaccttacctttgctattatccccgaaagtgatgtactccttggtcatcaccggggtgaggctggagaaccatctgtgatcaccggtcatgtgtcgagagcaaccggaatcaataagccacgtgttctccaggcctccgacctgctcaaacaaagggagaccaaggatgagcaaatgactcaacactggggttagaaaaacaactagaataccagtgtcgaaccatttgctcaagagtggggttatcaaaatcaaccatctctcgtctCACAGGAGGACTACGGCCAACGCTAGGGGGAAAACGTGGTCCGTTGTAGCTCCGAGACTCAAAGCCACGGCCATATTGTCCTGGGCCATATTGATCTTGGCGAGGAGCATGCCTAGCAAAAACACGCGAAGGAGCAAaacgcacactatccacacgacgaggtggaggagctgctctaggctcatgtacaccatgagaagggtggtacatgtccctgttgccccactcacgctcacgcctcaaagccttcttcttgcgaaagcaaaactcctcaaggtgACCCCATCTCTTGCAATACTCACAAAGGAATCTAGCAGGCTGTTTTGGCTGAGGATTCACTCTAGGTTGTGGCTTGTCttggggttttggtggaggtttctTAGGAGCAATATCTAGAAGTGTGTCAAGTTtgttcttgaggtggtttggcttttccacccaaatagctttcttgggtgctttaggtggtgtctcaatgaaaattccatctctcacacactcagataagttttgctcacaagctggattgggttgctctctatttttagtgggtgattctcgaggggtgtagtcaattggtggctcacactgattgtagcttggtttctttctctcaccactgttttgacccaccttctcacacaacccatcaaagaacttgtgcaacccattaaaaAGACATCCCTTCATAACcgacccaagcccaaaaccatcagcccttttgaactcttgaatcatcatgcctaactgaggttccctacttgacacccaactaagaacaGTGCGCAAGTAGGAGTTTTCATCCTCAACATGTTGCAAATTAAGTTTGAGTTTAGGACAAACAGTGCATTCAGgaagtttagatctagcaataaactcagacttctctaaagcactaagcttagcacatgcatcatccaactgaacttgcaaaGCAGGGCAAGACTTACATGCACTAAGCAAAATAGGCCTATTCTTGACCTCATCTaaagcagccctagtcaaatccaattcatctaccaacaaagcatgcttagattgtaaagatgcaagactaGCCATATGAACACCAcattcatcacactcaacaacatcagaaacagtagaagcagatttaagcatgtctatctcaatcaaggcactttctaacttagccttaagctcaactcgctctttagcagccttcttaagcagtttatcttgattgattaggcaatcattaagttcttctacttctagagcaagttgttcaggagtagactttacctcagtttctgtgtcggagtcactttccttgtcatccttcttggagttgagagccatgacacagtacccgtcgcggttcttgtcggagtagaagcagaggccattgaagttcttgccgtccttcttctttgccttgcggtcgtcgtcctcctcgcttgagcttgagtcggtgtggtcgtcggtgtcggagtcgacgtcgctgagggaggcgatgaaggcacgtgctttggccttcttgcgatactccttcttctcgcgatcggtgtacttcttcttcttcttggtgccgtccttgttcttgtgcttgttgtagtcgtacttgctcttggttttgtttttgtcggggcagtcggcggcgaagtggcctggcttgccacaatcgaagcagttgttgttgttccttcgcctgttcttgcggttgtcgttgaagcgcatgaatcgcctcgtgatcaaggcgagctcatcatcatcaagaacctccagctgctcctctgaaacagaaaccaaagaagacaaggcaaacgacatagaagaagagttactcaaagatttaggctgtccagagcctgacatgagagccatactatttggatcagtagggcctccttgttttgctcggagcctcttgtcaacctctgtggatttcaacttggcaaagagttcatcaatggaaagtgtttcataattcggtgactcgatgatagcatcaaccttcgtaccccacacttcgtgatccaaggcatgcaggagctttaaagctctatcatgatcagtgtagggtaagacggtgatatttgctttcatcttgttcacaatagccaagaaacgctgaaacaaagcatcggcagactcaccaggcaaatgaacaaagttctcatactcacgcctataagtctcaaagagtctagccttcacctgactgtttccctcgtggaaactctgaagtcgagaccaaatctcatgagcaagagagaGATCTTCGACTCGATCGAACTCAGCACGACTCAGACTCGCAAACAGAATATCAACCGCCTTGCTGTTGGCGTGATACTTATCCCTTTCATCCTGAGTCACACgagtagcaggaatcacataagtcacatcctgagtgatttcccaaacccctgctcccctactatttagatgggctctcatgcgagttttccaataccgataatcagagccatcaaagtagggtgcagcggtcgaggaagaacgctcagaggtcgccataataggtttcgaaaccgattagggtatgAAGAAACCTTAAcctgctctgataccaattgaaggaccgaaagggcgaccagagggggggtgaatgggagcctataaaaattcttaacgagaacaaggcctatgtcccaaacgcaaccccaaagcacactgCGCGTtgtatcgtcaagatgacgcaagtcaactcgtgacaggctcaccctaggaacgataagaaATATTCAATTCACAGCGGAAACAAATCATGAATCGACTCCATCAACTTTGCGCAAATGAGATTAAGCAAAGACACTACTGACCACGAGCAAGCATCACTTTATCTGATCATGCAACTATTAAATAAAGATACTTATCTAACATACGAGGATTAGCAAAGGAAAGTGCTAATTAAATATCTAAACAACCAGACAACAATTAATtagcaatgtataaaaataaatgACTCGCACAAAAGAATTGCTTACAGTGGACCACTTGCTTTGCTACGCTAGCTGATCTGGTGCTAGGCCTGCAGGGAAGCTTGGGCCGCAACTTGTTGGCCTGCTGGCTTGCAAACTGAGCTTCACGAGCTGGGCCGAAGAGCTGGCTTCCTGCAGCTGATCGGATGGGCTGCTAGCCTTGATCTGCTCCTGCTAGGCTGCTGCTTCACGGCCCGCCTgccggttgaatcctcctgggcCGTGCGTGGCAGCAGGCCTGGGTTGCGATGTGGGCTGGCTCAGCTTGCTCCTCCCGGTGGACTGCGACCTGCCGCTGGCTTGCTGGCCTGCTGTGCTCCCTCGGCCTGCTGGCCAGGCTCGCACGCGGCTCCGTGCGTGCGCCGCCACCGGTTCGTCGGATCGACCTGGAGAACAGAAAGAAAACGAAGAACACCAAGAACTAGAACCAAACTTCAAATCGTAAGATCTCTTCCCATACTTCGCGGATCGAGATGAAACTTGAAACAAGGATGCAATACCCTAAGGGCAAATAGATCCATGAAACTAATCCTGAAAAGCTCAATAATTCATCACTAATTttggagaaaaccgaaaccctaactcaagaacacgatttgcgaaaaactcaaaatcaagccggattcgtgagggatttgaaaAGGGGATCATATCCCGAATGCTCTCCAAGGTCCtagcaacatttcccttcaaccaatctcacgagattcgggctcaaacatgatgaacgaaaaatccccaaaaatagttccgaaaatagggaaaaagaaaaacgctcgggaatcaaagatttagcacgatttgagacaacaaataaagctaaatcacgagaacatcttctatacaagatgaggactagcctcctcccttcatccacccactaaagatgaagaaatcaagagaaaagagtaatcactccctAATCCCCATCTCTCTTCTCAccttaagcacatgactagcctctaagcaaatagataatgagttgctaagcaaagaggtgctgaaataaccagccccccatccctatttatagtccaggacgaaagactatactacccctacagctacaactaagataactacccacgcaggggcattttggtccaagtttttatccgtgcatcggacggacacgccgccttcacgactttgcttcgcctcgacgcaagcttcgcgatgacaccacgtgccctccttctcgaagctccggccgcaccgggctcgccctcggttttgaggcccaaaccgggaaacctgcctgcgcggtggttttgaggcccaaaccacccaaaccgtccattgacgcgtgtccggcctccgccaagcctcccgcttgactcgaccgacaccgTCTCATCCTGTCATGTCCtctcgccattccgtgcaccatgtggaccgcccgtgacttcgcccggactcctcgggtccatcggtccaagcctactcgcgttcatccttcaccgcccttggtccatcggcatgaacctttcgcttgaccttcaccgcacgccgtcgaccgccacgtcgcatcctacatctgcacatcacaagccaagaacaacatcaaaccaactcaacgttgtcaatcactcatcatccaagggtgaccaccattggtcctcaatttCAAATAGAAATTGTTATATATTATAATAGCTAATAATGTTATTAGTCTCTGTGATTATTTCTCTATTCTGATTATTTCTCTATTTACAGTTAATGTTAAAAATGTTTAATGAAAAAATCTAAACatagctatattttgggacggaggagtaTCTTACAAAGCTCCTCCGTTTCTCCTCCGTTTCTCCGTCTAACAGTTTCTTCTCGTGTTCAAACCGCTCGTCTTGTTCCCTGAGATTGCTTAAAATCAGTACCAGGCAAGAACACGGTTCGTGTATCCTTATACGTTCCTTTCAGATCAAAAGTGCCTGTTGATCAAACTAGCAAGTTGCCCCACAAGCCAACGGTATTCATGTCTCGCTCTCCAACAAGGCAAGAGTTCAAATACTTGCTGCATCATCAACGTTGTATTTATTTctacctgcaggctgcagctactATGGCCTCAGCGGCTCCGGTCCGTAATCCTCGGCATCAGTCATCACTCCTCAGATAAGATCAAGAGAGCAAATCCAGATTCTCAACATGTGCCGTTTGGGATCGGTATGATGCAGCAGTCCTACAATGAATCTTTGGGACCAGACCAAATTAATGAACATATCCAGctacgttttttttttcagaggaCCAGATCCGGCTACGTTGGTTCAGAATTTCTCAAGTCAAGTCAACGTATGCTTAAGGAGTGGAACTGTGCAGCGGGGCCGGTCGTGTTGGTTGTGGCGCCACTTTGTTATGCAACCGCGATCTCTCTTCATTGGTTTCGTGCCTAATCAGTGACCACGTGGGGGCCTGGTGGCCTGATTATCTTTGATACCTGAAGAAGGCACACAACTTGTGGGTATCTGCGGGTTGCAATCATGGGGCCTAGTTTTTGGCCTCTTCGTACCGTGGTCTCGTATCAGAAGGGAACAGAGATGAAAGTTGAGCTGAACTAGTTGTGGCAGGTTTCGCAACATTTCCACACTGGTCCCTTGTTTAGtttacccccaactcccaattttggcactatgcaaaaagaagattccccatcacatcaaacttgcgatacatgcatggagtactaaatgtagacgaaattaaaaactaattgcacagttttgttgtactttgcgagacgaatcttttgagcctaattagtcaatgtttggacaataattcataaatacaaacgaaacactacagtgtgctacagtgcttaacagtaatttggcacctccaaactttgccaactaaacaagacctaggCTACAAATCAAGTCCGTTGGCATTCTTCCCTCGTGACACGCGTTTGATGGCCCTGAAGAAGGGGGAGGCAGAAAAGGAGCAAAGAAAAGCTCCATTCCTGGGTCAAAAAGCTCACTCGGTTTTCTTCTTGGAATGCTACTACTTCCATGTTCAAACTACCATCCCGGAGATAGCTTGGAATATGTTCCCAATGAACGATTCCTTGTGTATTATTAAGCATGTCCTCGTCGTTTTCAAATGTACCCACTGATCAGCAACTTACCCCACGAGCTAGCGTATAGAACCACGATCTCCATCAAGGCAAGTAGTCAATAAATAACCAGGAGCTAGCAACCTAACATCTGTAAGACAAGAACAAATCCGGGCAGTCCCAAAAAAAGGACTCGCATGAGTGCATGACGATCCACCATGATCTCCCATTATCTCGCGACGGGCCGCCGGGGGGGTGTGCAAGTGCAAGTACAATGCATCCCCGTCGCTTTCCTTATCCAAAGCAAGCGAGCCGTCCACGACGCGAGCGATCCAAATCAAGCATGGGCACCAAAATCACCAGCAGCGCCCCGATGCGATGCACAGTCACACCACACTCTCGACGCGATAGGTAAATGGAGAGGAAAGGCAAATAAGCCTGCCGTCCAATCAACCGAAGGCCGATAAAACCGGCCGTCCGATGTGAAGCAACGACACCCCGCGCCCGCGTGCACGACGCGTCACGACCGACCCCGACGCCGGCCGGGGCGAGTGGTCTCCGTCCTCCTCCTGGTCCGGGCGCGAGGTGGTGGGGCTGGGACGTGGTGGGACACGGCCACACGGGACGGCGAGGTCGGTCTACCCCCGGCCCACGTCACGGCGGCGACCGATCGGCCAGAGCTTGCGGGGCCGGCAGGTGACATCACCGTTGGTCAGGACGGTGGACGGCATATGCCGCCGGTACGCGGGGGCGTTGGGTGGTGGGTGGCAACGTCAACCGTCAACATGGCACGGCATGGCTTTGGCGTCCCGGTGGAGGCGGTTCCCACTTCCCAGGGCAGGAGTAATTGTGCCGGCGTGCGCACGAAATTCTGTCGATGGCTGGCGGCAGGACCCTGCCTCTGGCGCGTGCACGTTTGCGAACATGGCGTTGCCATTGGGGACAGAAACGCCGACTCGATCCGTGCAGGCTGCTGCAGAGCGATGGGCGCTGTGAATGGAGCACGGACGCATTTCGATTTTTGACCCACCCACCATCACCAGAGGCCGGACGGAGCATCGTGCACTCCGAGCGGGGGAAGAGCACCCTGCAGGCCTGCACTGTccgagcagcagcggcagcaagaGCGTGGCTCCGCCTTGTCCTGCTtgccagcagcagaagccatcgCCGGCCCGGGACGCTGGTGGAGAGCGGCAGAGCGCAGAGCCGTGGGAACTCGGCTTTGCTGCGCCGATAAATGCGCGACGTCGACCGCGGGCACGGCTGCTTCTGGACGGGCGGGAACGGGTGCGCGCGGGGGAGAGGAAAAAAAGTTAAGGCGGTCGACGCCGGGCGGCGTCCACGTCGGGCCCGCCGCTTTCGGGGACAAATGGCGGGTCAAGCAAGTTAGGCGGCGTCTCACGGCACGGCTCGGCGACGAGGATCCCCTCCCTCAAAGCGCCCTAGTCCACGCCGGGCGGACGGACGGAACCGAGCCGCCCGGCGGCCGTGACTCGTCGCTGCGTCCAGAAGATACcgaccgcgccgcgcggcgcctCCGCACCCGCGCGCGGGGCGCGTCCACACACGTGCCCACCCCCGGCCGGGGATCCCGATTCCCATCCTCTGGCGCGCGGCCGCAGGGCAGGCCAGCGGCGAGGGGCCTCCAGTCTCCAGACGCGCCGGCACGACGGACCTCGCATGTGCGCGCTCTCGCCGAACCGCTTTGTTGGACGTGCGGTTGAAGGGTCCATGGGTTGGTTACTTCCTCACCGTACCAGCAGCGGCCACGCATGAGCAATGCCGCGGCGGCACCTGGATCGGGGGTTCACCACAGAATGTCAGGTGCCGCCGGGTGACGACACGGGCACTGCTCGGCACTGAATGATGTGCCACTCTATCAGAGACCAATCTTATCCTGCCTAGCAGTCCAGCCCCGGCAGCGGCATTGGTGGTAGCAACAAACTGGGGCCATTCCGGCATGATTCAGAGCAGCagtatttcttattttttttgtcaCATGGCTAGTGAACATGCGAGCACCTTGCCTCGCTGCATCCTATCCCCCACATTGTTTGATTGAAagtaacatatatatatatacatctagCATACTGAGAGTACTGGTATATTACAATGTACAAGGCTGCAAAACTTAGTCGCGGTTACGAGGCCGTAAGTAGCAGCTATCTTACTGGTACCACCGCTAGTAACTAGCAACTGTAAATGTAAACTAACAAAACCTGAAAAGAAGCAAACTATAGCACTATAGCAGCACTACTAGGTGTGTTCTTACCGCTCTCGCCCTTCGCCGGCAtttgcgccgccggccggccggcctccacGACTCCACGTCCAGAGGCGCACGGTTATTCCTTCCGGGCTAGGCTATGTCACGTATACAGTACAGAGTACATTGTCACAGTGCTGATGGAGTCTGGAGAGTGCTACTAGAACTCGACGATGAGGCTGCCGAAGGGCGACCGGTGCGGGACGCCCTTGCGGCGCTTGTTCCAGGGGCGGCAGCtggcggaggtcggcggcggggtcgacggCGAGAAGCACTGCACGACGCTGCTCTTGTCACTGCTCCCGCCGCTGCTGCCAGTGCACGAGTCCTCCGAGTCGCAGCGCACGTCCTTGAgcgccgccttcttcttcttcttgctatcgccgccgccgtgcttctTCTTGGGGCGGTATCCTCGGGCCGTTCCCACAATCTGCGCGGCGAAATCGAAGGAATGTTGACGTGTTAGCTGCCAGCCGTCTTGGAACGCGCAATGCAACAGACTACAGAGTTTGTGCAGTGCGGCGCGTACCTTGCATCCGAGGGAGCAGAAGCGGAAGCAGTCGAGGAGGCTGCGCTCGCAGACGTCGCAGGTGTTGGTGACGCCCTTCCCGGGGCGGGGCTGCGGCCGCTCGTTGAGGAACACCACGCGCGCGCTGTTGATGATGTACGTCTGCACGCCGGTGATGTCCAGCACCTTCTGTATCTCCGACACCCGGATCACGTCGTGGTACGACGACCTCCGAATCTGCAGCTCCAATCCAATCCGCGGCCAAGTGCATACGCGTGAGTCACAGAGAAACAGACAGGAATCGATGGGACAGGGTAGGGGAAACGCGCAGGATACATTGGGGAATGGAATGCGCAGAGCGCAGGCTGACCTGGATGGCGTGGTGGTCGCGGTGGTGCCCGAGGCAGAGGGAGCAGAGCGCGCCGTTCATGCAGTCGAGGCAGTACATGTTGCACTCGCTCTTGTGCGCGTCGGCGTGGACCCTGCATTGGACGAAGAAGCTCGTGGACAGCAGCGGCTTCAGCCACGGCGGCCACCGCTGGTtctccgcgtcgtcgtcgcaCTCGTCCCCTCCCTGCGGTCGCAGGCCAGAAGCACACATTCAATCCGACATCGCCAATGAAATCAATGAATCAATCCGACATCGCCAATGAAATCAATGAACAGCCAAGAAACAGAGCAACGCAAGGAAAACAGGAATCAACCAGTCAATTACCATGGCGTATCTGCTCTTCAGTCCCAGAGGGGTCGCGTGATCGATGGCCatctcgtcgccggcgaaccgAGGCGGTCGAATGCGGGtggaagggagaagggagagggagacgAAGCCTTCGCGACGAAGCACTGAGCCGGGGCTGCGAGTGTGAAGGTCTTTGTAGACAGACGGGGGAAA
Proteins encoded in this window:
- the LOC140223127 gene encoding uncharacterized protein, whose product is MATSERSSSTAAPYFDGSDYRYWKTRMRAHLNSRGAGVWEITQDVTYVIPATRVTQDERDKYHANSKAVDILFASLSRAEFDRVEDLSLAHEIWSRLQSFHEGNSQVKARLFETYRREYENFVHLPGESADALFQRFLAIVNKMKANITVLPYTDHDRALKLLHALDHEVWGTKVDAIIESPNYETLSIDELFAKLKSTEVDKRLRAKQGGPTDPNSMALMSGSGQPKSLSNSSSMSFALSSLVSVSEEQLEVLDDDELALITRRFMRFNDNRKNRRRNNNNCFDCGKPGHFAADCPDKNKTKSKYDYNKHKNKDGTKKKKKYTDREKKEYRKKAKARAFIASLSDVDSDTDDHTDSSSSEEDDDRKAKKKDGKNFNGLCFYSDKNRDGYCVMALNSKKDDKESDSDTETEVGGLENTWLIDSGCSRHMTGDHRWFSSLTPVMTKEYITFGDNSKGKVLSEGVIKVSENFMLKRVALVDSLGFNLLSVSQLLDDGFEVRFKQGT
- the LOC117833747 gene encoding protein RGF1 INDUCIBLE TRANSCRIPTION FACTOR 1; this translates as MAIDHATPLGLKSRYAMGGDECDDDAENQRWPPWLKPLLSTSFFVQCRVHADAHKSECNMYCLDCMNGALCSLCLGHHRDHHAIQIRRSSYHDVIRVSEIQKVLDITGVQTYIINSARVVFLNERPQPRPGKGVTNTCDVCERSLLDCFRFCSLGCKIVGTARGYRPKKKHGGGDSKKKKKAALKDVRCDSEDSCTGSSGGSSDKSSVVQCFSPSTPPPTSASCRPWNKRRKGVPHRSPFGSLIVEF